From a single Micromonospora sp. WMMD1102 genomic region:
- a CDS encoding Ku protein: MRAIWRGAVSFGLVSIGVRVYSATEEKDIRFHQVHRTDGGRIRYKRVCSIDGEEVSYDDIAKGYDIGGGEMVILTDSDFAELPLSTSHAIDVLEFVPAEQVDPILYNKAYFLEPDGAAAKPYVLLRDALTDSERVAIVKVALRQREQLATLRVREGVLLLNTMLWPDEIRRPDFGFLDEDIKVRPPELAMASSLIDSMAGEFEPDVFTDDYRTALQEVIDAKVEGREVVQPEEVEEAPAAAVDLMAALRASVDRARAARGEEPAGAGAGQPTPISSAKSAKAAAAKKAAAKKTAPKKAAAKKTAEKSTGAKKAAEGGGSAAGSGAAKSGTAKKAGTKKAAPKKAPRKSA; this comes from the coding sequence ATGCGGGCTATCTGGCGCGGGGCCGTCTCGTTCGGGCTGGTCTCGATCGGCGTACGGGTCTACTCGGCGACCGAGGAGAAGGACATCCGGTTCCACCAGGTGCACCGCACCGACGGTGGCCGGATCCGCTACAAGCGGGTCTGCTCGATCGACGGCGAGGAGGTCAGCTACGACGACATCGCCAAGGGATACGACATCGGCGGGGGCGAGATGGTCATCCTGACCGACTCCGACTTCGCCGAGCTGCCGCTGAGCACCTCGCACGCGATCGACGTACTGGAGTTCGTCCCGGCCGAGCAGGTGGACCCGATCCTCTACAACAAGGCGTACTTCCTGGAGCCGGACGGTGCGGCCGCGAAGCCGTACGTGCTGCTCCGGGACGCGCTCACCGACTCGGAACGGGTGGCGATCGTCAAGGTGGCGCTGCGGCAGCGCGAACAGCTCGCCACGCTGCGGGTCCGGGAGGGCGTACTGCTGCTCAACACGATGCTCTGGCCGGACGAGATCCGCCGGCCCGACTTCGGCTTCCTCGACGAGGACATCAAGGTCCGGCCGCCCGAGCTGGCGATGGCGAGTTCGCTGATCGACTCGATGGCCGGCGAGTTCGAGCCGGACGTCTTCACCGACGACTACCGGACCGCCCTCCAGGAGGTCATCGACGCCAAGGTCGAGGGCCGGGAGGTGGTGCAGCCGGAGGAGGTCGAGGAGGCTCCGGCGGCAGCGGTGGACCTGATGGCCGCGCTGCGCGCCTCGGTGGACCGGGCCCGGGCGGCCCGGGGCGAGGAGCCGGCCGGAGCCGGCGCCGGCCAGCCCACCCCGATCTCGTCGGCGAAGTCCGCCAAGGCCGCCGCCGCGAAGAAGGCGGCAGCGAAGAAGACCGCCCCGAAGAAGGCTGCGGCGAAGAAGACGGCGGAGAAGTCCACCGGGGCGAAGAAGGCGGCCGAGGGCGGCGGGAGCGCCGCCGGGTCGGGCGCCGCGAAGTCGGGTACGGCGAAGAAGGCCGGGACGAAGAAGGCCGCCCCTAAGAAGGCACCGCGCAAATCCGCCTGA
- a CDS encoding DUF5995 family protein, which translates to MATRTLLVATLGVTGVLPPAPVVAAAPSGSGTAGAAVRAVIPETCPDGDDDCVADTIARLRERFGALGRSCDHHATFTLAYLRTTEGFRWGRDQDGYFADNAWVNREGALFAEYYYRAYDDWAAGRRSAVPGAWLAALDAARSRRLSGAGDLLLGMNAHINRDLPYVLERVGLTAPDGSSRKPDHDKVNEILAAVMDPLLAELVARLDRAGFDTGIPTSAALGLLVGWREQAWRNAVRLTNARTPFARSLVELDIEAGAVAIATGIATLTSYVPPFTGPAPRAAYCAAHNADPPPVAYPFGIPPPY; encoded by the coding sequence GTGGCGACACGGACCCTGCTGGTGGCGACGCTGGGCGTGACCGGAGTGCTTCCGCCCGCCCCGGTGGTCGCCGCCGCGCCGTCGGGCTCCGGGACGGCCGGGGCGGCGGTGCGGGCCGTCATCCCGGAGACCTGCCCGGACGGCGACGACGACTGCGTGGCCGACACGATCGCCCGGCTGCGGGAACGGTTCGGCGCCCTCGGGCGGTCCTGCGACCACCATGCCACCTTCACGCTGGCCTACCTGCGCACCACCGAGGGCTTCAGATGGGGGCGGGACCAGGACGGGTACTTCGCCGACAACGCCTGGGTCAACCGGGAGGGCGCACTCTTCGCCGAGTACTACTACCGGGCGTACGACGACTGGGCCGCCGGGCGGCGCTCCGCCGTACCGGGCGCCTGGCTGGCCGCCCTCGACGCGGCCCGGTCCCGCCGGCTCAGCGGTGCCGGTGACCTGCTGCTCGGGATGAACGCACACATCAACCGCGACCTGCCGTACGTGCTGGAACGGGTCGGACTGACCGCGCCGGACGGCAGCAGCCGGAAACCCGACCACGACAAGGTCAACGAGATCCTGGCCGCGGTGATGGACCCGCTGCTCGCCGAACTGGTCGCCCGGCTCGACCGCGCCGGCTTCGACACCGGCATCCCGACCAGCGCCGCCCTCGGCCTGCTGGTCGGCTGGCGGGAGCAGGCCTGGCGCAACGCCGTACGGCTGACGAACGCCCGTACGCCCTTCGCCCGCAGCCTCGTAGAACTCGACATCGAGGCCGGTGCGGTGGCGATCGCGACCGGCATCGCCACACTGACCAGCTACGTCCCGCCGTTCACCGGCCCTGCCCCCCGGGCGGCGTACTGCGCCGCGCACAACGCCGACCCGCCGCCGGTGGCATACCCGTTCGGCATCCCCCCGCCGTACTGA
- the ligD gene encoding non-homologous end-joining DNA ligase, which produces MPGTPVKPMLAVTGELPAGPGWVHEFKWDGVRAISDFAGGELRLYARSGVQITAAYPELAGLRDQLGRLGLAGAVLDGEVVVLTESGQPSFTALAERMHVREPGRAARLAASLPVTYMIFDLLGRDGTDLTGWPYSRRRAALEDLGLGGPRWAVPPVFPDGPATYQAAGEHGLEGVVSKRVDGVYRAGARSPDWVKVKLEVTDDFVVGGWRPGVRRIGGLLVGVPAPDGGLVYRGRVGGGIGAAIERELLAVLEPLRSGVSPFVTPVPREDARGAIWVTPNIVVEVKYGQRTPDGRLRFPRVRRLRADKTVADVLDVLDVPDVGNVDGR; this is translated from the coding sequence GTGCCCGGCACCCCGGTCAAGCCGATGCTCGCGGTCACCGGGGAGCTGCCCGCAGGCCCCGGCTGGGTGCATGAGTTCAAGTGGGACGGGGTCCGCGCCATCTCCGACTTCGCCGGTGGCGAGCTGCGGCTCTACGCCCGATCCGGGGTGCAGATCACCGCCGCCTATCCGGAACTCGCCGGCCTGCGCGACCAGCTCGGCCGGCTCGGACTCGCCGGGGCGGTGCTGGACGGCGAGGTGGTGGTGCTGACCGAATCGGGGCAGCCGTCGTTCACCGCGCTCGCCGAGCGGATGCACGTCCGGGAGCCGGGCCGGGCCGCCCGGCTGGCGGCGAGCCTGCCCGTGACGTACATGATCTTCGACCTGCTGGGCCGGGACGGGACGGACCTGACCGGCTGGCCGTACTCCCGGCGCCGGGCGGCGCTGGAGGACCTTGGGCTGGGCGGGCCGCGCTGGGCGGTGCCGCCGGTCTTCCCGGACGGCCCGGCGACCTACCAGGCGGCCGGCGAGCACGGGCTGGAGGGCGTGGTCTCGAAACGGGTCGACGGGGTGTACCGGGCCGGGGCGCGCTCGCCGGACTGGGTGAAGGTGAAACTGGAGGTCACCGACGACTTCGTGGTCGGCGGCTGGCGCCCCGGCGTACGCCGGATCGGCGGGCTGCTGGTCGGGGTGCCGGCACCGGACGGCGGGCTGGTCTATCGCGGCCGGGTCGGCGGCGGGATCGGCGCGGCGATCGAGCGGGAACTGCTGGCGGTGCTGGAGCCGCTGCGCAGCGGCGTATCGCCGTTCGTGACTCCGGTGCCCCGGGAGGATGCCCGGGGCGCGATCTGGGTAACCCCGAACATCGTGGTGGAGGTGAAGTACGGCCAGCGCACCCCGGACGGGCGACTGCGGTTCCCCCGGGTCCGCCGGCTGCGCGCCGACAAGACCGTGGCGGACGTGCTGGACGTCTTGGACGTCCCGGACGTGGGGAACGTCGATGGCAGGTGA
- a CDS encoding ABC transporter ATP-binding protein yields the protein MRPVSHTHRRAPRPRPVLSGAGLTKRYGDNAVLHQTSLTVHHGESVAVMGPSGSGKSTLLYCLSGVLTPDSGDVFFDGIRVNELSDSRRAELRRSDFGFVFQFPGLLPELSADENVALPLMLAGTRRREAVSRARRMFPALGLDGLERRRPGELSGGQAQRVAIARALILEPAVVFADEPTGALDTETGDHVMSLLVSTLRARQAALVLVTHDERVAGRCDRIVRVVDGRTSSPSRSAG from the coding sequence ATGAGGCCGGTGTCGCACACCCACCGCCGCGCACCGCGCCCTCGGCCGGTGCTGTCCGGCGCGGGACTCACGAAGAGGTACGGCGACAACGCCGTCCTGCACCAGACCTCACTGACGGTCCATCACGGGGAGTCGGTTGCCGTCATGGGACCGAGCGGATCGGGGAAGTCGACGCTTCTCTACTGTCTGTCAGGCGTTCTGACACCCGACAGCGGAGACGTGTTCTTCGACGGGATTCGTGTCAACGAACTCTCGGACTCCCGACGGGCCGAGCTGCGCCGGTCCGACTTCGGGTTCGTCTTCCAGTTTCCCGGCCTGCTTCCGGAGTTGTCCGCCGACGAGAACGTGGCGCTTCCGCTGATGCTCGCAGGTACCCGCCGCCGGGAGGCGGTTTCGCGGGCCCGGCGGATGTTCCCGGCGCTGGGCCTCGACGGTCTCGAGCGACGACGCCCCGGCGAGCTTTCGGGCGGCCAGGCCCAGCGGGTGGCGATAGCCCGTGCCCTGATCCTCGAACCGGCGGTGGTGTTCGCCGACGAGCCGACCGGCGCGCTCGACACCGAGACCGGCGACCACGTCATGTCACTGCTGGTCTCGACGCTGCGGGCCAGACAGGCGGCGTTGGTCCTGGTCACCCACGACGAGCGGGTTGCCGGCCGATGTGACCGGATCGTTCGGGTGGTCGACGGTCGGACGTCCTCCCCTTCGAGGAGTGCGGGATGA
- the ligD gene encoding non-homologous end-joining DNA ligase, whose protein sequence is MAGEQRAREQRVRVEVEGRALELSNLDKVLYPASGFTKGEVIDYYTRVSEALLPHLRDRPLTRIRYPNGVDGNFFFEKNAPASTPDWVRLERLPVPGSTKGREMLDYVVCDDLPTLVWLANLAALELHTPQWQVGADPDLMVMDLDPGAPAGLAECCGVALLIRDRLAVDGVDSYPKTSGRKGMQLLCPISGRQSADTVSGYARRVADELAREAPKSITAQMAKRLRPGKVFIDWSQNNAAKTTVAPYSLRAQPVPSVSTPLTWAEVEAAAGGEAGAVRQFPAAEALARIEEYGDLLVGLFDGGPELP, encoded by the coding sequence ATGGCAGGTGAGCAGCGGGCGCGTGAGCAGCGGGTCCGGGTCGAGGTCGAGGGCCGGGCCCTCGAACTGTCCAACCTGGACAAGGTGCTCTATCCGGCCTCCGGGTTCACCAAGGGCGAGGTGATCGACTACTACACCCGGGTCTCCGAGGCACTGCTGCCGCACCTGCGGGACCGGCCGCTGACCCGGATCCGCTACCCGAACGGCGTCGACGGCAACTTCTTCTTCGAGAAGAACGCCCCGGCCAGCACCCCGGACTGGGTACGCCTGGAACGGCTGCCCGTGCCCGGCTCCACCAAGGGCCGGGAGATGCTCGACTACGTGGTCTGCGACGACCTGCCGACCCTGGTCTGGCTGGCCAACCTCGCCGCGCTGGAACTGCACACCCCGCAGTGGCAGGTCGGCGCCGACCCCGACCTGATGGTGATGGACCTGGACCCGGGCGCGCCGGCCGGGCTCGCCGAGTGCTGCGGCGTCGCCCTGCTGATCCGGGACCGGCTGGCCGTCGACGGCGTCGACAGCTATCCGAAGACCTCCGGGCGCAAGGGCATGCAACTGCTCTGCCCGATCTCCGGCCGGCAGTCCGCCGACACCGTCTCCGGGTACGCCCGGCGGGTCGCCGACGAGCTGGCCCGGGAGGCGCCGAAGTCGATCACCGCCCAGATGGCGAAGCGGCTCCGCCCCGGCAAGGTCTTCATCGACTGGAGCCAGAACAACGCGGCGAAGACCACCGTGGCGCCGTACTCGCTGCGGGCCCAGCCGGTGCCGTCGGTCTCCACCCCGCTGACCTGGGCCGAGGTCGAGGCCGCCGCCGGGGGCGAGGCGGGCGCCGTCCGCCAGTTCCCCGCCGCCGAGGCACTGGCCCGGATCGAGGAGTACGGCGACCTGCTGGTCGGGCTCTTCGACGGCGGCCCGGAACTGCCGTAG
- a CDS encoding MarR family transcriptional regulator: MSSREELIGALVEEMPWYISAAVRLQVAIAHQLDMPVTDLHALGALLETGPAGASRLAELLGMTTGAVTRLVDRLERGGYVRRQPDPVDRRRVLLQLVPERVADIAEFYAPIGARWQRNIDRYSEAELEFLLEFLRQGREDSKAETARLRTDGRAHGSRRRRTSGDD; encoded by the coding sequence ATGAGTAGCCGCGAGGAGCTGATCGGGGCCCTGGTGGAGGAGATGCCGTGGTACATCTCCGCCGCGGTGCGACTCCAGGTTGCGATCGCCCACCAGCTCGACATGCCGGTCACCGACCTGCACGCGCTGGGGGCGCTGCTGGAGACCGGGCCGGCGGGGGCGAGCCGGCTGGCGGAGTTGCTGGGCATGACCACCGGGGCGGTGACGCGCCTGGTGGACAGGCTGGAACGCGGCGGTTACGTACGGCGACAACCGGACCCGGTCGATCGACGGCGGGTTCTCCTGCAACTTGTTCCGGAGCGCGTTGCTGACATCGCGGAGTTCTACGCACCCATCGGTGCCCGCTGGCAGCGGAACATCGACCGGTACTCCGAGGCCGAGTTGGAGTTCCTGCTCGAGTTCCTCCGGCAGGGGCGCGAGGACAGCAAGGCCGAGACCGCGAGACTGCGCACCGACGGGCGGGCGCACGGCAGCCGACGCCGCCGGACCAGCGGTGACGACTGA